In Salana multivorans, a single genomic region encodes these proteins:
- a CDS encoding excalibur calcium-binding domain-containing protein yields the protein MSPILRYSRSALWALLTGALVLSSGVVAQAAPAGEGVGATSSLSRVERGTAPGSAIEAAALASPLGVVLTLDRADAVVGDELTVSWDAQGGEAPEVFAIEAWTEIDDAPVEFLTGWEVSGPFPAERSGSVTLTVPGSGDRLSVLVGVRDGGEEHWFSTDALGVVGFDRGSYRGFGYVRNVATGAEGVGYFAGGGVVRGWFLVAGEWSWSDSSGVMRTGWLQQGRSWYYLDDSGVMRTGWTQVGSSWYYLGTDGIMRTGWTKIGSSWYFMSGGGQMQTGWLQQGRDWYYLDDSGVMRTGWTQVGSSWYYLGTDGIMRTGWTKIGSSWYFMSGGGQMQTGWLQQGRDWYYLDDSGVMRTGWTQVGSSWYYLGTDGIMRTGWLQQSGSWYYLDGGGVMRTGWTRIGSSWYVMNASGQMRTGWFQQGGSSYYLSASGPMVTGTVTVAGRSAYFRGDGVWRGYWDVSYRNCTEARNSGLAPIYRGEPGYAAHLDRDGDGVACE from the coding sequence ATGAGCCCGATTCTTCGCTATTCACGCAGCGCCCTCTGGGCATTGTTGACGGGAGCGCTGGTGCTCTCGTCCGGTGTCGTCGCGCAGGCGGCACCCGCGGGCGAGGGCGTCGGTGCCACCTCATCGCTGAGCCGAGTCGAGCGAGGGACGGCACCGGGCAGTGCGATCGAGGCAGCCGCGCTGGCGTCTCCTCTGGGCGTCGTTCTCACGCTGGACCGCGCCGACGCGGTCGTCGGAGATGAGCTGACCGTCTCGTGGGACGCGCAGGGCGGGGAGGCTCCGGAGGTGTTCGCGATCGAGGCCTGGACCGAGATCGACGACGCGCCCGTGGAGTTCTTGACCGGATGGGAGGTGAGTGGGCCGTTTCCGGCCGAGCGGTCGGGCAGTGTGACGCTGACCGTCCCCGGCTCAGGCGACCGGCTCTCGGTCCTGGTGGGGGTCCGGGACGGCGGCGAGGAGCACTGGTTCAGCACGGACGCGCTGGGGGTCGTGGGGTTCGACCGCGGCTCGTACCGAGGCTTCGGGTACGTGCGCAACGTCGCAACGGGCGCGGAGGGCGTCGGCTACTTCGCCGGCGGCGGCGTCGTGCGCGGGTGGTTCCTGGTCGCCGGCGAATGGTCGTGGTCCGACTCCAGCGGCGTCATGCGGACGGGCTGGCTGCAGCAGGGTCGTAGCTGGTACTACCTCGACGACAGCGGCGTGATGCGCACGGGATGGACCCAGGTCGGGAGCTCCTGGTACTACCTCGGGACCGACGGCATCATGCGCACCGGCTGGACCAAGATCGGTTCGTCCTGGTACTTCATGAGTGGCGGCGGTCAGATGCAGACCGGCTGGCTGCAGCAGGGTCGTGACTGGTACTACCTCGACGACAGCGGCGTGATGCGCACGGGATGGACCCAGGTCGGGAGCTCCTGGTACTACCTCGGGACCGACGGCATCATGCGCACCGGCTGGACCAAGATCGGTTCGTCCTGGTACTTCATGAGTGGCGGCGGTCAGATGCAGACCGGCTGGCTGCAGCAGGGTCGTGACTGGTACTACCTCGACGACAGCGGCGTGATGCGCACGGGATGGACCCAGGTCGGGAGCTCCTGGTACTACCTCGGGACCGACGGCATCATGCGCACCGGCTGGCTGCAGCAGAGCGGCAGCTGGTACTACCTCGACGGCGGCGGCGTCATGCGCACGGGATGGACGAGGATCGGCTCCTCCTGGTACGTGATGAACGCGAGCGGACAGATGAGGACCGGCTGGTTCCAGCAGGGCGGAAGCTCCTACTACCTCAGCGCGAGCGGACCGATGGTGACGGGGACGGTCACGGTGGCCGGCCGCTCGGCCTACTTCCGCGGTGACGGTGTGTGGCGAGGCTACTGGGACGTCAGCTATCGCAACTGCACCGAGGCGCGGAACTCCGGTCTGGCCCCGATCTACCGGGGCGAGCCTGGATACGCCGCCCACCTCGATCGAGACGGTGACGGCGTCGCGTGCGAGTAG
- a CDS encoding glycosyltransferase, with protein sequence MSLLQRVVMPSPDNSEALPLYVQSPWTKVSPWGDGQTEPAAGDGRPITLGADHLLTLEPGIEAGFGTYVNAFPASYWRAYTVVEHVTLELDLEGSGTISVYRSDHEGQRFGISYVPVPTGGRVEIEIPLGQCQDGGWIWFELQAGAERLTLRSGAWTTPSEPLRTGLTSIGITTHNKPTWCMSSLRRLADSADLLELVTQVVVVDQGTDLLTDAAGFDEVASGLGERLRVVRQGNLGGSGGFTRGMIEAVHREGTENALLLDDDVRLDPEGIRRAITFSRFARTPVIVGGQMFDLNRPAVLHAFAEWVDPQTFVWAPAPQSHRKHDFSRRSLLETPWLHKRIEGDFNGWWMCLIPVSTLKEIGYSLPLFLKWDDTEYGLRAAEHGVPTVSLPGAWIWHVTWLDKDDTLDWQSYFHARNRLVVALLHGRQGLGSPLSALEFRWLVRRTLAMQYGTTAIRLRALREILHGPHTLHEGIGTVIADIRAEAATYADMVRHDPADLPSPSIEGTTLGAATTMEGEPRGLGFIAFAARTLVRSLLTPARAAKGTSPQASFAHRYGEWWRTPHFDSVLVPTADNQAYFWLRRSRKLMIRQLVEAARLSLELRRRWPELQAEYRAAEGGLTSETTWRRTIGL encoded by the coding sequence ATGTCCCTCCTCCAGCGTGTCGTCATGCCGAGCCCCGACAACTCCGAGGCGCTGCCCCTCTACGTCCAGTCGCCGTGGACGAAGGTGTCCCCGTGGGGCGACGGCCAGACCGAACCCGCGGCGGGAGACGGCCGGCCGATCACCCTCGGGGCCGATCACCTGCTCACACTCGAGCCCGGGATCGAGGCTGGCTTCGGTACCTACGTCAACGCCTTCCCCGCTTCCTACTGGCGCGCCTACACGGTGGTTGAGCACGTCACCCTCGAGCTCGACCTCGAAGGGAGCGGCACGATCTCCGTCTACCGCTCGGATCACGAGGGGCAGCGGTTCGGGATCAGCTATGTTCCGGTACCAACAGGCGGTCGGGTCGAGATCGAGATCCCTCTCGGACAATGTCAAGATGGCGGTTGGATCTGGTTCGAGCTACAGGCGGGCGCCGAGCGCCTAACGCTGCGTTCAGGCGCTTGGACCACCCCGTCAGAGCCGCTCCGAACCGGGCTGACAAGCATCGGCATCACGACTCACAACAAGCCGACCTGGTGCATGTCCTCGCTCCGGCGGCTGGCTGATTCAGCCGACCTACTCGAGCTTGTGACGCAGGTCGTCGTCGTGGACCAGGGCACCGACCTCCTGACGGACGCCGCAGGATTCGACGAGGTGGCGTCCGGCCTCGGCGAGAGACTCAGGGTCGTGCGCCAGGGGAACCTCGGTGGCTCCGGCGGTTTTACCCGAGGAATGATCGAGGCTGTGCACCGCGAGGGCACCGAGAACGCCCTTCTCCTCGACGATGATGTTCGGCTCGATCCCGAGGGGATCCGGCGTGCCATCACGTTCTCCCGCTTCGCGCGCACGCCGGTGATCGTGGGAGGTCAGATGTTCGACCTCAACCGACCCGCTGTGCTGCACGCGTTCGCAGAGTGGGTCGATCCTCAGACGTTCGTATGGGCGCCAGCGCCTCAGAGCCACAGAAAGCACGACTTCTCCCGCCGGTCACTGCTGGAGACCCCGTGGTTGCACAAGCGCATCGAAGGTGACTTCAACGGCTGGTGGATGTGCCTCATTCCGGTGTCGACGTTGAAGGAGATCGGCTACTCGCTCCCGCTGTTCCTCAAGTGGGACGACACCGAGTACGGCTTGCGAGCCGCTGAGCACGGTGTGCCGACCGTGAGCCTGCCGGGTGCGTGGATCTGGCACGTCACGTGGCTCGACAAGGACGACACGCTCGACTGGCAGTCCTACTTTCACGCGCGGAACCGCCTTGTCGTGGCGCTGCTGCACGGCCGCCAGGGGCTCGGAAGCCCGTTGTCAGCACTCGAGTTCCGCTGGCTCGTGCGCCGGACGCTCGCGATGCAGTATGGAACGACCGCTATCCGATTGCGGGCACTCCGCGAGATCCTCCACGGCCCGCACACTCTTCATGAGGGCATCGGCACCGTCATCGCCGACATACGCGCGGAGGCCGCAACGTACGCGGACATGGTGCGCCACGATCCCGCCGATCTCCCAAGTCCTTCGATCGAGGGCACCACCCTCGGTGCCGCGACGACGATGGAGGGCGAGCCACGGGGACTCGGTTTCATTGCCTTCGCCGCCAGGACACTCGTCCGCTCGCTGCTGACGCCGGCCCGGGCTGCGAAGGGCACTTCGCCCCAGGCGAGCTTCGCCCATCGGTACGGCGAGTGGTGGCGTACGCCGCACTTCGACTCCGTCCTCGTGCCCACTGCCGACAACCAGGCCTACTTCTGGTTGCGTCGCAGCCGTAAGCTCATGATCAGGCAGCTGGTGGAGGCGGCTCGTCTCAGCCTCGAGCTGCGGCGTCGGTGGCCGGAGCTGCAGGCCGAGTACCGAGCAGCAGAGGGCGGGCTGACGAGCGAGACGACCTGGCGCCGGACGATCGGGCTCTGA
- a CDS encoding class I SAM-dependent methyltransferase: MPQSLDVTVERVVVDTTCLRGRASVDVMINGHRTWSIDLVSSEGYADGCWTWPAPLRPYLDGVAQIELRDSATGELLASADVALGTSSDPIEVLDSGNRHLAINKWGRLGKSFEGSENTLRTRVLDRLDELVAFCEARDLSPFVVGGTLLGAVREGKILGHDDDADLAYLSHHTHPSDLALESFAIERELVAMGIEVVRHSAAHLQLTWRHEDGTVDAYVDLFTAFFKPEGIINQPFHVRGPMDESSMLPFSAVTLEGRTYPAPAVPEDWLTLNYDHNWRTPLPGYVLRTPGSTKRRFMSWFGWFNFLRDYWEGRYGDGPTPADHDVRAADRLHCVIPPGAPVLDIGCGSGANAVHLADLGHPTVAVDYSPAALQRATALARERGVEVDWRRLNLAEHRNTAELSLLIRETAEPRHVLVSHLLERTGSHLRRTVLRLLQTYVRSGSQVVVALDTQIGPDFDRTEAVTWHLEVGALKKELADLGLTVSGIRPLRETPRDRARGTVMFEVVPMTSRQPANPHLPKETAR; encoded by the coding sequence ATGCCTCAGAGTCTGGACGTCACAGTCGAGCGAGTCGTCGTCGATACGACGTGCCTGCGGGGTCGCGCATCGGTCGACGTCATGATCAACGGACATCGAACATGGTCGATCGACCTCGTGAGCTCCGAGGGGTACGCCGATGGATGCTGGACGTGGCCGGCGCCACTGAGGCCCTATCTCGACGGCGTCGCTCAGATCGAGCTGCGCGACTCGGCCACTGGCGAGCTCCTCGCGTCCGCAGACGTGGCTCTCGGCACAAGCAGCGACCCGATCGAGGTGCTCGACTCCGGTAACCGGCACCTGGCGATCAACAAGTGGGGACGCCTCGGCAAGTCGTTCGAGGGCAGCGAGAACACGCTCCGGACTCGGGTGCTGGACCGACTGGACGAGCTCGTCGCCTTCTGCGAGGCACGTGACCTGAGCCCGTTCGTCGTCGGGGGGACGCTGCTCGGCGCCGTCCGCGAGGGGAAGATCCTCGGGCACGACGACGACGCGGATCTCGCCTACCTCTCACACCACACCCACCCGAGCGATCTCGCACTCGAGAGCTTCGCGATCGAGCGCGAGCTGGTCGCTATGGGCATTGAGGTCGTCCGCCATTCGGCCGCGCATCTTCAGCTGACGTGGCGCCACGAGGACGGGACGGTCGACGCCTATGTCGACCTGTTCACGGCCTTTTTCAAGCCGGAGGGGATCATCAACCAGCCCTTCCACGTGCGCGGCCCGATGGACGAGAGCAGCATGCTGCCGTTCTCCGCGGTCACGCTGGAGGGGCGGACCTATCCCGCCCCGGCGGTTCCCGAGGACTGGCTGACCCTGAACTACGACCATAACTGGCGCACACCGCTGCCTGGATACGTGCTGCGGACGCCGGGCTCAACGAAGCGGCGGTTCATGTCGTGGTTCGGGTGGTTCAACTTCCTGCGCGACTACTGGGAAGGGCGTTACGGCGACGGCCCAACTCCGGCCGACCACGACGTACGCGCAGCTGATCGGCTCCACTGCGTCATCCCGCCGGGAGCTCCGGTCCTCGATATAGGTTGTGGCTCCGGGGCGAACGCGGTCCACCTCGCGGACCTGGGCCACCCGACCGTGGCCGTCGACTACTCTCCCGCCGCACTGCAACGAGCGACGGCCCTCGCCCGCGAGCGTGGCGTCGAGGTCGACTGGCGACGTCTCAACCTGGCCGAACATCGCAATACAGCGGAACTGTCGCTGCTGATCCGGGAGACGGCTGAGCCACGACACGTCCTGGTCAGCCATCTTCTGGAGCGCACTGGGAGCCACCTGCGCCGAACAGTGCTCCGTCTTCTGCAGACCTATGTGCGTTCCGGATCCCAGGTGGTGGTCGCTCTCGACACGCAGATCGGCCCCGACTTCGACCGGACCGAGGCGGTGACGTGGCACCTGGAAGTCGGTGCGCTCAAGAAGGAGCTCGCGGACCTGGGCCTCACTGTCAGTGGCATCCGTCCGCTGCGCGAGACACCCAGAGATCGCGCTCGCGGAACCGTCATGTTTGAGGTGGTCCCGATGACGAGCCGACAGCCGGCCAACCCTCACCTCCCGAAGGAGACGGCACGATGA
- a CDS encoding DUF6752 domain-containing protein yields the protein MKHSIVETLRSISPRALDRAVELRGHLPASHQRVRRLEESLQNETVFMLVEALAELRAEVAELRAELNECRGDALRIAELTDIVEQRLSGTNPEQP from the coding sequence ATGAAGCACTCCATCGTCGAAACGCTGCGCAGCATCTCGCCCCGCGCCCTCGATCGCGCCGTGGAGCTGCGCGGTCACCTGCCCGCGAGCCACCAGCGAGTCCGCCGGCTGGAGGAGTCGCTCCAGAACGAGACCGTGTTCATGCTCGTGGAGGCGCTCGCGGAGCTGCGCGCCGAGGTCGCGGAGCTGCGCGCCGAGCTGAACGAGTGCCGCGGCGACGCGCTGCGGATCGCCGAGCTCACGGACATCGTCGAGCAGCGCCTGAGCGGCACGAACCCCGAGCAGCCGTGA
- a CDS encoding glycosyltransferase, with the protein MSPSPEAPPEHGSVAAVVVTFNRRRKLERTIAALRASEVRPDAIIVVNNASTDDTAELLASIAEDGDVIVLELPENVGGAGGFAAGLQEGWRLGFDWFWIMDDDCYPEPPALRRLLEEHRAVEAHTGARVPFSCSLVQAVDGALCEMNEAVTTWDWPRPLLAGFNAVRVRECTFVSVLFPADVVETIGLPLVEYFIWFDDKEYTKRATRRFGPGLQVLDSRVVHDMGVNRGVDYGRITDSDLWKFRYGARNQASYRWHHEGEPSYQEYATRVQDRMARANLPEHLQETMREALAEGKTFNPQPRQVRDRLPWDEAIVEAEAGLG; encoded by the coding sequence GTGAGTCCCTCCCCCGAGGCCCCGCCGGAGCACGGCTCGGTCGCCGCCGTCGTCGTCACCTTCAACAGGCGTCGGAAGCTGGAGCGGACGATCGCGGCGCTGCGCGCCTCCGAGGTGCGACCGGACGCGATCATCGTGGTCAACAACGCGTCGACGGACGACACGGCAGAGCTCCTCGCGTCGATCGCCGAGGACGGCGACGTGATCGTGCTCGAGCTCCCGGAGAACGTGGGGGGCGCGGGAGGATTCGCGGCCGGTCTCCAGGAGGGGTGGCGGCTCGGGTTCGACTGGTTCTGGATCATGGACGACGACTGCTACCCGGAGCCGCCAGCGCTTCGACGGCTGCTCGAGGAGCATCGCGCGGTCGAGGCGCACACCGGGGCGCGGGTGCCCTTCTCCTGCTCGCTCGTGCAGGCCGTCGACGGGGCGCTGTGCGAGATGAACGAGGCCGTCACCACCTGGGACTGGCCGCGACCGCTGCTCGCGGGGTTCAACGCCGTCCGCGTCCGCGAGTGCACGTTCGTCTCGGTCCTCTTCCCGGCCGACGTCGTCGAGACGATCGGTCTGCCGCTGGTGGAGTACTTCATCTGGTTCGACGACAAGGAGTACACCAAGCGGGCGACGCGCCGGTTCGGGCCGGGGCTGCAGGTGCTCGACTCGCGCGTCGTGCACGACATGGGCGTCAACCGCGGCGTCGACTACGGCCGCATCACGGACTCGGACCTGTGGAAGTTCCGCTACGGCGCCCGCAACCAGGCCTCCTACCGCTGGCACCACGAGGGTGAGCCGAGCTACCAGGAGTACGCGACGCGCGTGCAGGACCGGATGGCGCGGGCCAACCTGCCGGAGCACCTGCAGGAGACCATGCGCGAGGCGCTCGCCGAGGGGAAGACGTTCAACCCCCAGCCGCGACAGGTCCGTGACCGTCTGCCGTGGGACGAGGCCATCGTCGAGGCCGAGGCCGGACTAGGCTGA
- a CDS encoding glycosyltransferase family 2 protein, which yields MRTKDRAPLLRRALDDVLAQTLAAWHLVVVNDGGARQPVDVLLTERETAFDGRVEVVHVDGGSGSMEAAANLGVERARGDFVVVHDDDDTWAPTFLEEMVAALDADEEAVAAAARTEIVHEDFDGTSATEIRREPFVPPGEVVSLFDLLRTNRVVPISLLVRRRVYDEIGLYDPVLKAVGDWEFNLRLLQHGRVVFVGSKPLAFWHQRRRAEGTASNSIFGGADHHLFFDRHVRDRELRDYIERNGIGGLLFLAGYIEETARYYSLQETVRRVLHRVRDRGRTLLRLGRRR from the coding sequence ATGCGCACGAAGGACAGGGCTCCCCTGCTCCGGCGCGCGCTGGACGACGTCCTGGCCCAGACCCTCGCGGCCTGGCATCTGGTCGTCGTGAACGACGGGGGGGCCCGGCAGCCGGTCGACGTCCTCCTGACCGAGCGCGAGACGGCCTTCGACGGGCGCGTCGAGGTCGTCCACGTCGACGGCGGCAGCGGCTCGATGGAGGCCGCCGCGAACCTCGGTGTCGAGCGCGCCCGGGGCGACTTCGTCGTCGTGCACGACGACGACGACACGTGGGCGCCCACCTTCCTGGAGGAGATGGTCGCCGCGCTGGACGCGGACGAGGAGGCCGTCGCAGCGGCCGCCCGGACCGAGATCGTCCACGAGGACTTCGACGGGACGTCGGCGACGGAGATCAGGCGTGAGCCCTTCGTCCCGCCGGGCGAGGTCGTCTCGCTCTTCGACCTGCTCAGGACCAACCGTGTCGTCCCGATCTCCCTGCTCGTGCGGCGTCGCGTCTACGACGAGATCGGGCTCTACGACCCGGTGCTCAAGGCGGTCGGCGACTGGGAGTTCAACCTCCGGCTGCTCCAGCACGGGCGGGTCGTCTTCGTGGGGAGCAAGCCGCTCGCGTTCTGGCACCAGCGGCGGCGCGCCGAGGGGACCGCGTCGAACAGCATCTTCGGCGGCGCCGACCACCATCTGTTCTTCGACCGGCACGTGCGCGACCGCGAGCTGCGCGACTACATCGAGCGCAACGGGATCGGTGGCCTGCTGTTCCTCGCCGGCTACATCGAGGAGACCGCCAGGTACTACTCGCTCCAGGAGACGGTCCGCCGCGTGCTCCATCGCGTCCGCGACCGAGGGCGAACGCTCCTGCGCCTCGGCCGTCGTCGATGA
- a CDS encoding glycosyltransferase, protein MTQRVAAVVVTYNRHDKLITVLDRLRSQTAPPAWVVVVDNASNDGTKEYLAGLAEDALGTSALEIIRLEENTGGAGGFATGMKRAYELGADLFWLMDDDCYPEPEALDKLVDGHAEAQRTMPGGVAFACSLVLYRDDEIAEMNIAAPDWKWATLWAKGQRSALVQTCSFVSALYTRETVERIGLPFREYFIWFDDAAYARLASVGVGPGVCILDSKVLHDTPTNLPPDFSKIDESNVWKFAYGARNEASFHLHHGSLLAYLRFCARVEILMHRGRVSWRLRRRITRQLLAAVRFNPAAERVA, encoded by the coding sequence GTGACCCAGCGAGTCGCCGCCGTCGTCGTGACGTACAACCGGCACGACAAGCTCATCACCGTCCTCGACCGGCTACGCTCCCAGACCGCACCACCGGCCTGGGTCGTCGTCGTCGACAACGCGTCGAACGACGGGACGAAGGAGTACCTCGCCGGCCTCGCCGAGGACGCGCTCGGGACCTCGGCGCTGGAGATCATCCGGCTGGAGGAGAACACCGGCGGTGCCGGTGGCTTCGCGACGGGCATGAAGCGCGCGTACGAGCTCGGGGCCGACCTGTTCTGGCTGATGGACGACGACTGCTACCCGGAGCCCGAGGCGCTGGACAAGCTCGTGGACGGACACGCCGAGGCCCAGCGCACCATGCCCGGTGGCGTCGCCTTCGCCTGCTCGCTCGTCCTCTACCGCGACGACGAGATCGCCGAGATGAACATCGCCGCACCGGACTGGAAGTGGGCGACGCTGTGGGCGAAGGGGCAGCGCTCCGCCCTGGTGCAGACCTGCTCGTTCGTGTCGGCGCTGTACACCCGCGAGACCGTCGAGCGCATCGGCCTCCCCTTCCGGGAGTACTTCATCTGGTTCGACGACGCCGCCTACGCGCGGCTCGCGAGCGTCGGGGTCGGACCGGGCGTGTGCATCCTGGACAGCAAGGTCCTCCACGACACCCCCACCAACCTGCCGCCCGACTTCTCGAAGATCGACGAGTCGAACGTCTGGAAGTTCGCCTACGGAGCACGCAACGAGGCCTCGTTCCACCTGCACCACGGGTCGCTCCTGGCGTACCTGCGGTTCTGCGCCCGCGTCGAGATCCTCATGCACCGCGGGCGGGTCTCCTGGCGGCTGCGTCGCCGGATCACCCGGCAGCTGCTCGCGGCCGTCCGGTTCAACCCGGCGGCCGAGCGCGTGGCCTGA
- a CDS encoding class I SAM-dependent methyltransferase, with translation MSSLSASLPRVSITDRGLTIDGDCSSTEVVDVWFEGHRVWSARLPDEVGAPHLLPWHPALEPHLRGTADVTVRRSSDGELLAEGTVTFPGGGRVRVVDPAGRWLQVSKWDQLGVSFEGQDPELTHRLLTSSDRLVENLLRWGYQPYIVGGTLLGALRSGELLPFDDDVDLAWLSPVSDPIGLALGSYRMQDLLEEAGYFVVRHSQTHIQVTFLGPDRRGDHHVDIFTGWHRDGVYYQPFALAGDLPPEAILPPTTLSVSGHEYPAPARPEAWLEFAYGPRWLVPDPSFRFETPRHIQRFFRMTFGTYNANRLFWELHYGARRDRDESEDGLATVAELCRMAPRGAPVVDLGCGDGRLTDALAESGLDVVGVDYSIEALALARGASRTDATFAYLNLNDGYDAARFVRRMRGRGPWWVFSRETLHTIPKDGRITAFATIAGLLGPQTCALLTVFTDFAENFDRPDPSTWHMREQWVREEAGAAGLSVEVTGTRRVPHASGHRLEATMILRLSSADLDEPEPTNLRRME, from the coding sequence GTGTCCAGCCTCTCCGCCTCCCTGCCCCGGGTGTCGATCACCGACCGGGGGCTCACGATCGACGGGGACTGCTCGAGCACCGAGGTCGTCGACGTCTGGTTCGAGGGCCACCGCGTCTGGTCGGCGAGGCTGCCCGACGAGGTCGGAGCCCCGCACCTCCTCCCGTGGCATCCAGCACTCGAACCCCACCTGCGCGGGACCGCGGACGTCACCGTACGCCGATCCTCCGACGGCGAGCTGCTCGCCGAGGGGACCGTCACGTTCCCCGGCGGAGGTCGGGTGCGTGTCGTGGACCCGGCGGGCCGCTGGCTCCAGGTGAGCAAGTGGGATCAGCTGGGTGTCTCGTTCGAGGGTCAGGATCCCGAGCTCACGCACCGCCTGCTCACGAGCTCGGACCGTCTGGTCGAGAACCTCCTCCGGTGGGGATACCAGCCCTACATCGTGGGCGGAACCCTTCTCGGCGCCCTGCGCAGCGGCGAGCTGTTGCCGTTCGACGACGACGTGGACCTGGCGTGGCTCAGCCCGGTCTCCGACCCGATCGGTCTCGCGCTCGGCAGCTACCGCATGCAGGACCTGCTGGAGGAGGCGGGGTACTTCGTCGTGCGCCACAGCCAGACCCACATCCAGGTGACGTTCCTCGGTCCCGACCGACGTGGCGACCACCACGTCGACATCTTCACGGGCTGGCACCGCGACGGCGTCTACTACCAGCCCTTCGCGCTCGCCGGTGATCTTCCTCCCGAGGCCATCCTCCCGCCGACGACGTTGAGCGTGTCGGGTCACGAGTATCCCGCCCCCGCGCGTCCCGAGGCCTGGCTCGAGTTCGCGTACGGCCCGCGATGGCTGGTTCCCGATCCGTCGTTCCGGTTCGAGACACCGCGGCACATCCAGCGCTTCTTCCGCATGACGTTCGGGACCTACAACGCCAATCGCCTCTTCTGGGAGCTGCACTACGGCGCGCGACGAGACCGGGACGAGAGCGAGGACGGTCTCGCGACCGTCGCCGAGCTCTGTCGGATGGCACCGCGCGGAGCACCCGTCGTCGATCTCGGGTGCGGTGACGGACGCCTGACCGACGCACTCGCGGAGAGCGGCCTCGACGTCGTCGGGGTCGACTACAGCATCGAGGCGCTCGCGCTCGCTCGAGGTGCCTCGCGCACCGACGCCACGTTCGCCTACCTCAACCTCAACGACGGATACGACGCCGCACGGTTCGTCCGGCGCATGCGCGGACGTGGGCCCTGGTGGGTCTTCAGCAGAGAGACCTTGCACACGATCCCGAAGGACGGCAGGATCACCGCCTTCGCGACGATCGCCGGCCTGCTCGGGCCGCAGACGTGCGCGCTGCTCACGGTGTTCACGGACTTCGCCGAGAACTTCGACCGGCCGGACCCGTCGACGTGGCACATGCGCGAGCAGTGGGTGCGGGAGGAGGCTGGAGCGGCCGGCCTCAGCGTCGAGGTCACCGGCACGCGCCGTGTCCCGCACGCCTCGGGCCACCGGCTGGAGGCCACGATGATCCTCCGCCTCTCCTCGGCGGACCTCGATGAGCCCGAGCCGACAAACCTCAGGAGGATGGAGTGA
- a CDS encoding IspD/TarI family cytidylyltransferase yields MIGTHRVSAIVTCAGRATRFGSNKLLVPIDGVSVLERTVRQVVHPLIDEVVVTVNADFRGVYRKILVEDAGLPVTLVDGGSERFVSAWNGLAATTGDIVLVHDGVRPFVRSEHIERVLEAGVSEGAAMLGIPTVVQLKLVDDDEYVTGSLDRAHSWLGQTPQVFRRDLLEHAYRAALRSEYRRVSDDADLVAEFTGHRVRIVLGDDDNIKITTRNDLALAEVIQRRRSGSGAGADVSSQP; encoded by the coding sequence GTGATCGGCACGCACCGCGTGTCCGCCATCGTCACGTGTGCCGGGAGGGCGACCCGGTTCGGCAGCAACAAGCTGCTGGTTCCGATCGACGGTGTGAGCGTCCTGGAGCGCACGGTCCGGCAGGTCGTGCACCCGCTCATCGACGAGGTGGTCGTCACGGTGAACGCCGACTTCCGGGGCGTCTACCGGAAGATCCTGGTCGAGGACGCCGGCCTCCCGGTGACGCTCGTCGACGGCGGTTCCGAGCGTTTCGTCTCCGCGTGGAACGGGCTGGCGGCGACCACCGGAGACATCGTCCTGGTGCACGACGGGGTACGGCCCTTCGTGCGCTCCGAGCACATCGAGAGGGTGCTCGAGGCCGGGGTGTCCGAGGGTGCCGCCATGCTCGGCATCCCCACCGTCGTCCAGCTCAAGCTCGTGGACGACGACGAGTACGTCACCGGCTCGCTCGACCGAGCGCACTCGTGGCTCGGGCAGACACCCCAGGTGTTCCGGCGCGACCTGCTGGAGCACGCGTACCGTGCGGCCCTGCGGTCCGAGTACCGCCGGGTCAGCGACGACGCCGACCTGGTCGCCGAGTTCACCGGTCACCGGGTGCGCATCGTCCTGGGGGACGACGACAACATCAAGATCACGACGCGCAACGACCTGGCCCTGGCCGAGGTGATCCAGCGTCGTCGCTCCGGCAGCGGCGCCGGGGCGGACGTCAGCTCCCAGCCGTGA